From Pseudomonadota bacterium:
AACCAGCTCATAATTACCGATTTTATCGGCGGCCGCCGCTCTTCTGCCCAGATCACTGATTGAATAGGGGTGGAGACGCAGAGCTTGATTAAAGGCGGCGATGGCCTGCTGGTGTTTGCCCAGCCTGTACAGGCACTGGCCGGCATCATGGAATCCCTTATAACCCTGAGTGTAGTAGCCGGGCTTGTTTTCTATCTGTTGATAAAGTTTGTCTCCCTTATGCCATAGAGTCTTCGCGATGGCAGCCTTGCCTTTTTTCAGCAGCTTTTCTCCATTGATTGAATAGGTCCGTATGGTGGCGAAAGCCATGGCTTTTTTCAGCGAGACCACACTAAAATAAAGGCTGCCGAGAAAAATTACCAGGTAGATGCAGGTCAGGAAGAGAAAATATTTATTGAGAGTCTTTTTCATGTTCATACACGGTTCTGGTTGAGATTGGCCTCTCTTTATCTTCATTTCATCTATAGCACAGAGATCGGGAATGGTGCAAAAAGAATATGGACGTCCGGGCATGATGTTGGCAGCCCTTCCCCTGGCCTTTTACGCCCGTTTCAATCATCAACAAATCAAAATTTTAATTTCAGGCACACGATACTTAATTATTGCCAAAACAGGCAATATCTGCATATTCACTATGTCGGGTTGCGGG
This genomic window contains:
- a CDS encoding tetratricopeptide repeat protein; the encoded protein is MNMKKTLNKYFLFLTCIYLVIFLGSLYFSVVSLKKAMAFATIRTYSINGEKLLKKGKAAIAKTLWHKGDKLYQQIENKPGYYTQGYKGFHDAGQCLYRLGKHQQAIAAFNQALRLHPYSISDLGRRAAAADKIGNYELVIESLSLCEQIYPLNWHVAYNLADAYRRTDKLAQAVPYYQQAWDRNPKKIPILLQLINSHLTLGNLDEAGRLIKQVKNRKIKPKERQYLTRAEKIIPILRARKAREAEKPYGPRTRNPR